In one Cyprinus carpio isolate SPL01 chromosome B2, ASM1834038v1, whole genome shotgun sequence genomic region, the following are encoded:
- the rpap2 gene encoding putative RNA polymerase II subunit B1 CTD phosphatase rpap2 isoform X1: MEATGKIRASKSKKKGGKGTQVISAADEARKREAIKEALRQKLELERKALQVVERLLEDSVTEEFLIDCAWHITPANYKDTVEERGIAKLCGYPRCPNKLTKIPTQQFKISTKTNRVYDITERKCFCSNFCYKASKCFELQISKTPLWLRKEERPPEVKLMKEGEGGSSGQEINLVDKPLTEADIENPVPDVPESHKDSPPFNQSDNSDVEQDFVSSVVSRQHKHARVHWGTLPKRDGVSEDRLSAENKQYAHPEPTQTLDGENDDDSGSSKTPQPQTDPTACLSIPNKTTSAGSDVEGTLELLNQCSLKDTATQQETNLPSQPEIGNSTPPASDLNITQVSMSKRGAAGLKGLLKDHKKAKTTPTTISLCLLERLRQTFVEWRTEETMKFLYGPDYASGTEVSAQEVEELDEDDLDEAEVEVSLRQNSGSSSRPSASAPDFETLRKETELLELRVREFYKGVYDLPEEVKTDAIKNTQDSGKDPPLPLVDSHAQHLIQKRIAVEKLSQSLRDVVGPLHLMMSDVINDINNLVRTFRFSNTNIIHKRPEWTLIAVVLLSVLTEVSPLLRESLASPSSLEYISSLMSELKLEDKDLHNLVLLFKPCVTPQT, translated from the exons aTGGAAGCGACAGGAAAGATTCGAGCCTCGAAATCAAAGAAGAAAG GGGGCAAAGGAACCCAGGTGATTTCAGCAGCGGACGAGGCGAGAAA GAGGGAAGCTATTAAAGAGGCGCTCAGACAGAAGCTAGAGTTGGAGCGCAAAGCCCTGCAGGTGGTTGAGCGGCTGCTGGAGGACAGTGTGACAGAGGAGTTCCTCATCGACTGT GCATGGCATATCACTCCTGCCAACTACAAAGACACAGTGGAAGAAAGGGGCATTGCTAAACTGTGTGGATATCCTAGGTGTCCAAATAAACTAACTAAG ATACCAACTCAACAGTTTAAAATATCCACCAAAACTAACAGAGTCTATGATATTACAGAGCGCAAG tgtttttgcagTAATTTCTGCTACAAAGCCTCCAAATGTTTTGAGCTCCAGATATCAAAAACACCACTTTGGCTTAGAAAGGAGGAGAG gcctCCTGAAGTTAAGCTGATGAAAGAAGGAGAGGG AGGCAGCTCTGGACAGGAAATAAATTTGGTAGACAAGCCTTTGACAGAAGCTGACATTGAGAATCCTGTCCCAGACGTTCCTGAATCTCACAAGGACTCCCCTCCCTTCAACCAGAGCGACAACAGTGACGTTGAACAAGACTTTGTCTCCAGTGTGGTGTCCAGACAGCATAAACATGCAAGGGTACACTGGGGAACACTGCCAAAGAGGGACGGAGTGAGTGAGGACAGGTTGAGTGCTGAAAATAAGCAATATGCACATCCTGAACCTACACAAACACTCGATGGGGAAAATGATGATGATAGTGGATCTTCAAAAACTCCTCAACCACAGACGGACCCAACTGCCTGTCTGTCTATACCAAATAAAACCACATCTGCTGGATCTGATGTTGAAGGAACACTAGAGCTTTTGAATCAGTGTAGTCTGAAGGACACTGCAACCCAACAGGAAACTAACCTTCCTTCACAGCCTGAGATTGGAAACTCCACCCCTCCCGCTAGTGATCTGAACATCACTCAGGTGAGCATGAGTAAGAGAGGAGCTGCAGGCCTCAAAGGCTTGTTGAAGGACCATAAGAAAGCTAAAACAACTCCTACAACCATCAGTTTGTGCCTGCTAGAGCGCCTACGACAAACCTTTGTGGAGTGGAGAACTGAGGAAACCATGAAGTTTCTTTATGGGCCTGATTATGCCTCTGGAACAGAGGTTTCTGCACAGGAAGTGGAGGAACTGGATGAAGATGACCTGGATGAGGCTGAGGTGGAAGTGAGCTTGAGACAGAACAGTGGAAGTTCTTCCAGACCCAGTGCGTCAGCTCCTGATTTTGAAACACTGCGAAAAGAGACAGAGTTGCTGGAGCTGAGAGTGAGAGAGTTTTATAAAGGAGTGTATGATCTTCCTGAAGAGGTCAAGACAGATGCCATCAAAAACACACAG GACAGTGGGAAGGACCCTCCTCTGCCTTTGGTTGATTCTCATGCACAGCATCTGATTCAGAAACGCATTGCTGTGGAGAAGCTCAGCCAGAG CTTGAGAGATGTTGTGGGACCCCTGCATCTAATGATGAGTGATGTAATCAATGACATAAATAATTTGGTCAGGACATTCAG GTTTTCAAACACTAATATCATTCACAAAAGGCCAGAATGGACTTTAATTGCTGTGGTTCTTCTGTCAGT
- the rpap2 gene encoding putative RNA polymerase II subunit B1 CTD phosphatase rpap2 isoform X2: MEATGKIRASKSKKKGGKGTQVISAADEARKREAIKEALRQKLELERKALQVVERLLEDSVTEEFLIDCAWHITPANYKDTVEERGIAKLCGYPRCPNKLTKIPTQQFKISTKTNRVYDITERKCFCSNFCYKASKCFELQISKTPLWLRKEERPPEVKLMKEGEGGSSGQEINLVDKPLTEADIENPVPDVPESHKDSPPFNQSDNSDVEQDFVSSVVSRQHKHARVHWGTLPKRDGVSEDRLSAENKQYAHPEPTQTLDGENDDDSGSSKTPQPQTDPTACLSIPNKTTSAGSDVEGTLELLNQCSLKDTATQQETNLPSQPEIGNSTPPASDLNITQVSMSKRGAAGLKGLLKDHKKAKTTPTTISLCLLERLRQTFVEWRTEETMKFLYGPDYASGTEVSAQEVEELDEDDLDEAEVEVSLRQNSGSSSRPSASAPDFETLRKETELLELRVREFYKGVYDLPEEVKTDAIKNTQDSGKDPPLPLVDSHAQHLIQKRIAVEKLSQSLRDVVGPLHLMMSDVINDINNLVRTFRSAVNRK; this comes from the exons aTGGAAGCGACAGGAAAGATTCGAGCCTCGAAATCAAAGAAGAAAG GGGGCAAAGGAACCCAGGTGATTTCAGCAGCGGACGAGGCGAGAAA GAGGGAAGCTATTAAAGAGGCGCTCAGACAGAAGCTAGAGTTGGAGCGCAAAGCCCTGCAGGTGGTTGAGCGGCTGCTGGAGGACAGTGTGACAGAGGAGTTCCTCATCGACTGT GCATGGCATATCACTCCTGCCAACTACAAAGACACAGTGGAAGAAAGGGGCATTGCTAAACTGTGTGGATATCCTAGGTGTCCAAATAAACTAACTAAG ATACCAACTCAACAGTTTAAAATATCCACCAAAACTAACAGAGTCTATGATATTACAGAGCGCAAG tgtttttgcagTAATTTCTGCTACAAAGCCTCCAAATGTTTTGAGCTCCAGATATCAAAAACACCACTTTGGCTTAGAAAGGAGGAGAG gcctCCTGAAGTTAAGCTGATGAAAGAAGGAGAGGG AGGCAGCTCTGGACAGGAAATAAATTTGGTAGACAAGCCTTTGACAGAAGCTGACATTGAGAATCCTGTCCCAGACGTTCCTGAATCTCACAAGGACTCCCCTCCCTTCAACCAGAGCGACAACAGTGACGTTGAACAAGACTTTGTCTCCAGTGTGGTGTCCAGACAGCATAAACATGCAAGGGTACACTGGGGAACACTGCCAAAGAGGGACGGAGTGAGTGAGGACAGGTTGAGTGCTGAAAATAAGCAATATGCACATCCTGAACCTACACAAACACTCGATGGGGAAAATGATGATGATAGTGGATCTTCAAAAACTCCTCAACCACAGACGGACCCAACTGCCTGTCTGTCTATACCAAATAAAACCACATCTGCTGGATCTGATGTTGAAGGAACACTAGAGCTTTTGAATCAGTGTAGTCTGAAGGACACTGCAACCCAACAGGAAACTAACCTTCCTTCACAGCCTGAGATTGGAAACTCCACCCCTCCCGCTAGTGATCTGAACATCACTCAGGTGAGCATGAGTAAGAGAGGAGCTGCAGGCCTCAAAGGCTTGTTGAAGGACCATAAGAAAGCTAAAACAACTCCTACAACCATCAGTTTGTGCCTGCTAGAGCGCCTACGACAAACCTTTGTGGAGTGGAGAACTGAGGAAACCATGAAGTTTCTTTATGGGCCTGATTATGCCTCTGGAACAGAGGTTTCTGCACAGGAAGTGGAGGAACTGGATGAAGATGACCTGGATGAGGCTGAGGTGGAAGTGAGCTTGAGACAGAACAGTGGAAGTTCTTCCAGACCCAGTGCGTCAGCTCCTGATTTTGAAACACTGCGAAAAGAGACAGAGTTGCTGGAGCTGAGAGTGAGAGAGTTTTATAAAGGAGTGTATGATCTTCCTGAAGAGGTCAAGACAGATGCCATCAAAAACACACAG GACAGTGGGAAGGACCCTCCTCTGCCTTTGGTTGATTCTCATGCACAGCATCTGATTCAGAAACGCATTGCTGTGGAGAAGCTCAGCCAGAG CTTGAGAGATGTTGTGGGACCCCTGCATCTAATGATGAGTGATGTAATCAATGACATAAATAATTTGGTCAGGACATTCAG AAGTGCTGTCAACAGGAAGTAG
- the glmna gene encoding glomulin, FKBP associated protein a: protein MALEQLCDVVQRCQAIKDEGFSPEDYDLFFTAGRTCLEQGNSAQVLSILVDEKNKNIVRCMGWNLLGPLVQILLKKEDKNLPHCHAILSHLLEICSPKELLVGLLEQVEEADTGSIAETVTLLLKPLQTVLLRLGMKKASSVGMALSTLLSQVARLPVPVTKEQEEDDVFGLCHCCTALLQFVKPFVEEVKEGVKDNNRISKDNELRVELLKFCMKSLSKPLLEVQLKDPDTLLKSPLRDFATEILIILSSIGESLPDLLSRNVLKRTEVPGFLEEEVRYPKESLACLSHLLFVDHIAVDIFPAVLSPIFVLQCNMEYIELLLSRTEESHLLKGLVLYEKSLIRVEDNSLPVDLLELKTFFSVPQNLVKVMTLCPDQTLRTKGLKVFQLSIDKFNTEAKYKFFKGMLKTSHHAGVEGYIIKNIKNQIDFSLKPCNGNDWFLGKHLLPLLRLVLCLPHGPETDLLQNLDRIMESLNLLRYMLIRDKEWENETGIWTELYKIEDNYLKPLRTGLNMSKAHYEAELKSAKENKKISSKDSKASVCTVTVDNEKLPNMTPEMQIQVLQSAVFTFDLIESVLTRIEEIIETKERPLS from the exons ATGGCTCTAGAACAGCTCTGTGATGTGGTCCAGAGATGT caaGCAATCAAGGATGAAGGCTTCTCACCGGAAGACTATGATTTATTCTTCACTGCAGGAAGAACCTGTTTAGAGCAAGGCAACAGTGCTCAGGTTCTCAGCATCCTAGTTGATGAGAAGAACAAG AACATAGTGAGATGCATGGGCTGGAATCTGCTGGGGCCACTAGTACAGATCCTCTTGAAGAAGGAAGACAAAAACCTTCCCCACTGCCATGCCATCCTGTCACATCTGCTGGAG ATTTGCAGTCCTAAAGAGCTGCTGGTGGGTTTATTGGAGCAGGTGGAAGAGGCTGATACTGGCTCCATCGCTGAGACAGTTACTCTTCTCCTCAAGCCATTACAAACAG TGCTGCTGCGGCTGGGCATGAAGAAGGCCTCGTCTGTGGGCATGGCTCTCTCCACACTTCTTAGCCAGGTGGCCAGATTGCCGGTGCCTGTCACCAAAGAGCAGGAGGAGGATGATGTTTTTGGTCTGTGTCACTGCTGCACTGCTCTTCTACAATTTGTCAAGCCCTTTGTTGAGGAGGTCAAGGAGGGTGTCAAGGATAACAACAGAATATCCAAGGACAACGAGCTCAGAGTGGAACTACTCAAGTT ctgtatgaAGAGTTTAAGTAAGCCTCTACTGGAGGTGCAGTTGAAAGATCCAGACACACTTCTGAAATCCCCTCTGAGAGACTTTGCTACAGAGATACTG ATCATTTTGTCAAGTATTGGGGAGTCACTCCCTGATTTGTTAAGTCGTAATGTACTGAAGAGAACGGAGGTCCCAGGTTTTCTTGAAGAGGAGGTAAGATACCCAAAGGAGTCACTGGCCTGCTTGTCCCACCTACTTTTTGTGGATCATATAGCTGTGGACATCTTTCCAGCTGTTCTCAG tCCGATTTTTGTTCTGCAATGCAACATGGAATATATTGAGCTGCTGTTAAGCAG AACTGAAGAATCCCATCTGCTGAAAGGACTG GTATTGTATGAAAAAAGTCTCATCAGAGTGGAAGATAACAGTCTACCAGTAGATCTTTTGGAGCTGAAGACATTTTTCAGTGTTCCACAG aATTTGGTTAAAGTTATGACGCTGTGTCCAGACCAGACTTTG AGAACTAAAGGCCTGAAAGTGTTTCAGCTGAGTATTGACAAATTCAACACAGAGGCCAAATACAAGTTTTTCAA GGGCATGTTGAAAACAAGTCACCATGCAGGGGTGGAGGGATATATAATCAAGAACATTAAGAACCAGATTGACTTTTCACTCAAG ccATGTAATGGTAATGATTGGTTCCTGGGTAAACATCTGCTGCCACTGCTGCGGCTAGTGCTGTGCCTTCCACATGGACCAGAAACAGACCTGCTGCAGAACTTAGACAG GATCATGGAATCACTGAACCTCCTGAGATACATGCTCATCCGAGATAAAGAATGGGAGAATGAG ACAGGAATCTGGACAGAGCTTTATAAGATTGAGGACAACTATCTGAAGCCACTGAGGACCGGTCTGAACATGTCCAAAGCACATTATGAGGCAGAACTGAAGAGCGCAAAAGAAAATAAGAAGATCAGTTCAAAAG aCTCTAAAGCATCAGTCTGCACAGTAACTGTTGACAATGAGAAGCTGCCCAACATGACACCAGAAATGCAGATTcag GTTCTGCAGTCAGCCGTCTTCACATTTGATCTGATAGAGAGTGTCTTGACAAGAATTGAGGAGATAATCGAGACTAAAGAAAGACCCCTGTCATGA